Genomic window (Fibrobacter sp. UWT2):
TTTTTTGACGCTATCCTTTATGGCATTTCCGAAAATAACGAGTTGTTCAAAGTATTCGGCTTCATGACCAATCAACCCCATGGCTTTGGCAACTTGGGCTGTTTTGACCTTGCTCAGTTTGCTTTTGCCCATGCAAACCAGTTTCAGGTAGTTTGAAGACGAAAAACCGGCATTCTTGCTGAATTCACGCCACGAAAACGCTCCGCTTTTTTTGCGGGAGTCGTAGTAATCCTGCATAAATGCGTGGTAATCTCTGTATTCGAGGACCGACTTCATATTTATAAAACTAGATTCTGCAATTACAAAAGTCAATGTTTTTATAACACAAAAATCGCTGAATTTTACGAAAATCGCCGATTTTTATCCGGTTAATTCAAGTTTTTAATTCTAAATAACACGCTTTGTGTTATAGAGAAAATTAGCGATGAAATCGGAAAATTTTTATATCTTGTAAATCAAAAACTTAAAAGGAGCAAACAATGCGCAAAGATCTCGGTGTTAAAGCTTACTTGTACCCGCAGCCTACATTGGTGATTGCGACGTATAACGAAGACGGTTCTACGAATGCCATGGTGGCCGCTTGGGGCTCCATTAGCGACACGAACCAAGTTGCCATTTATGTGGCGCACAGCCATAAGACCATGCCGAATATTCTTGCGCGCAAGGCTTTTACCGTCAGCATGGCCACAGCCAAGAACATCAAGGCGATTGATTACTTGGGCGTCACCTCGGGCAACAAGGTCGCCGACAAGTTTGCTCATTCCGGCTTGACCTCTGTCAAGAGCGCTCATGTGGATGCCCCGCTGATTGCTGAACTCCCGCTCGCATTGGAATGCAAGCTTGTCAGCTATGACGAAGATTCGGAACTTTTGCTCGGCGAAATCGTGAATGTGTCTGTCGATGATTCTGCGTTGGATGAAACCGGCAAGCTCTCGGTTGAAAAGCTCGCGCCGGTGTGCTACGATTCTGCAGGCCATGGCTACTACGTGATGGAACGCCGTGTAGGCAACGCCTTTAGCGACGGAAAGTTGCTTTAAAAAGTCTTTGGGCAAAAAGGAGGCTCTATGAAATTCTATTTGGGTAGTGCAGTTCTTGCGCTTGCATTGTTCACCGCATGCAGTGACGATAATTCTAGCTCGCCTGCTCCGGAAAGTTCGTCTGCTCAGCTGCCGGAATCAAGCGCCGAAATTGAATCTAGCGAATCTTCTACCGATACCGTATGGAATAGGGCGGCCCTTACATGGTATACATCTTGGCCGGAACCCGGCAGCGAAGAATGCGAAGACTATAATGGCTGCACCTGGGCGGGTTGGTTTGCAGGTCTCGAAGATCAGCAGACCGAAGAATGGGTCAGCGAACATAA
Coding sequences:
- a CDS encoding flavin reductase family protein, with amino-acid sequence MRKDLGVKAYLYPQPTLVIATYNEDGSTNAMVAAWGSISDTNQVAIYVAHSHKTMPNILARKAFTVSMATAKNIKAIDYLGVTSGNKVADKFAHSGLTSVKSAHVDAPLIAELPLALECKLVSYDEDSELLLGEIVNVSVDDSALDETGKLSVEKLAPVCYDSAGHGYYVMERRVGNAFSDGKLL